Within Nevskiales bacterium, the genomic segment GCTGTTCACCGACGACAAGTCCACCGGCTTCCAGATGCTGGCGTTGGGCAAGAAGCGCAATGCCTTCCCGGGCTGGGACATCCTGACCAGCTTCACCTACGGCGAAATCTTCAAGGGCAATCCACCGATCACGGGCGCGTTCGGCGCCTTGTTCGGCGAGGGGGACCGCCGGTTCAGTCTGAACTTCGGTGTCCAGCATCTGCAGAACCTGGAGATCGGCGTCGGTTACAACTGGCTGCTCGGCGATGCGGATGCGCAGATGGCCAGCGACAAGGATCCGGATGCCTATACCGTCCCGCAGAATCCCTTCGTAGACCGCGATTACGCGACGCTGACCATCAAATACAATCTGTGATGGCCGCTGGCGCACCGGTGTAAGCCGGTGCGCTCTGCGGCTCCTGTGAATGAACTTCGGGCCGCATGAGTACAGCCGCGATCGATCCCAAGGAATTCCGCCGTGCCCTCGGCAGTTTCGCCACCGGCGTCACCATCATCACCACCCGTGCCGCCGATGGCAGCCCCGTCGGCCTGACCTGCAGCAGCTTCAACTCTGTTTCGCTCAATCCGCCACTGGTGCTGTGGAGCCTGGAGAACACTGCCAAGAGCCTGCCGGTGTTCCAGAGCGTGCCGCACTGGGCGGTGCACGTGCTGGCGGCCGACCAAGAGGCGCTTTCGACCCGGTTCGCACGTCGCGGCGAGGACAAATTCGCCGGTCTGGAGCTGGAGACTGGCGTCGGCGGCACGCCGATGCTGCGCGGCTGCAGCGCGCGTTTCCAGTGTCGCACCGCGTTCCAGTACGACGGCGGTGACCACACCATCTTCGTCGGCGAGGTACTGAGCTTCGATCGCAGCGAGGCCCCTCCACTGGTATTCCATGGCGGCCGCTACGCGCACGCGACCCGGCGCGAAGCGCTCAAGCCGCGCAGTGCCTATCTGGCCGGCAGCTTCGGCGAGGATTTCCTCGGCTACCTGCTGGGGCGCAGCCATTTCCGCTTCTTCGCCCAGATCCGCCCGTACCTGGTCGAGGCCGGTCTGAGCGACGAGGAGTTTTACGTGCTGTCCTCGCTCACGCTCAAGCGTGGTATGACCGCCAGCGACCTGACCGCCGGCATGGCCGGCGTGTTGGACGACGCCACCCGGCGCAACCTGGCGGCGCTGATCGAGCGCGGGCTGGTGCAGGTCTGCGCCAACGGCGATGAGCCGACCGAGGCCACCTACGAACTGACGGAGGCCGGCCGCCGCTGCGCGCTACGCCTGATCTCCGCCGCCAAGGCGGTGGAGTCGCAGGTGCTGGAGCGCATGGGCGTGGCCGACGCACCGGTGCTGAAATCCCTGCTGAACCGGCTGCTGACGGTCATCGATCCCGCGGCAGCCGTGCTGTGGGAAGACTCGGGCGAGGACAGCGATAACGAGCGTGCCGGCTAGGTGGGATTCCGACACGCTCTGATGGGGTTGTAGGAGCGTGCCGCGCACGCGACTCTTCGATCAGTACGCGTCGGGTCGCGTGCGGGGCACGCTCCTACTAGAACCTATGTGCTCGCGACCGCGAAGCGCATGATCAAGGCATGTAGTGCCCGCCGTTGACGTCCAGCGAGGCGCCGGTCACCACGCTGGCGTAGTCCGACACCATGAACAGCGCGGCGCGGGCGCATTCCTCGTCCGGCGGGATGCGGCCGATCGGGATCTGCGAGGCCACCTGGGCCACCAGCGACTCTACCGGCAGCTTGTGCTGCTGCGCCTGCCATTCCATGTAAGCCTGCACCGGCGCGCCCCACATCCAGCCCATGTGCACGGTGTTGACGCGGATGCCATCCGGGCCCAGCTCCTTGGCCAGCCACTTGGCCGAGTTGGCCAGCGCGGCCTTCGAGGCCGCATAGCCGGCCTCGCCCAGCGGCGGCACCTGGCGCACGGCCATGGTGTTGATCATGACGATCGCGCCCTTCTTCTGCTGCTTCATCTGCGGGATCACGGCCTGGGTCAGCTTGAGCGTGCCGATCAGGTTGGTGGCGATCGGGCCCGTCAGCCAGGCGTCCAGGTCGGCATTCGACACATAGTCCATGTCGCCGTGGAAGAAGGCGCTGTTGACCAGCGCGTCGATGCGGCCGAAGGTCTTGACCGTGGCGTCCACCAGGGCCGCGCAGGAGGCGCGGTCGGTGATGTCGCAAACTTGCTTGAGCACCCGGGTTTTCACACCCAGGGCCCGGATGCGCTGCTCCGCGTCGTCCAGCTTCTGCGCGCTGCGTGCGCCGCAGACCACGCCGGCAGCGCCCTCGCGCGCGGCCTCGATGGCGAGCTTCACGCCCAGGCCGGGGCCGATGCCGGACACGATCACGACTTTGTCCTTTAAAAGCATTGCAGTGACTCCAGTAGGGTGCGCACTGCGCACCGTTTGCGATGTGGCCCGTGGGCCCGTTGCGCCGCTACGCAATATACCGCCTGCGGTACTCCGCGAAATCGCGCCGAATCTGCTCCGCCGTCAGGCCGAAATGCTCGCCGGCATACTCGTGTGCGGCGCGCGTGCTGCGACGGTTGTCTTCCAGCCACGCTCTCATCGCTCGTTCCGCAGTGGGCGTCAATTCGAGACCGGCCCAGGCATAGATGTCGCGCACGACCGCCAGCGGCCGCTGCACCGTGTCCTCGAAGCGCACGTCGTGGAAAGCCGCCGGCTGTTCGTCACGCACGGCCATCGTGACCTTGAAGGCGCGCGCCATGAGCGCATGCCACTCCTGGCCGGCCGCGGCCGGGTCCACGTCCGTGCTGTAAATGTGCCATAGCGTGTCGATGAAGCTGGCGATGGACGGGATGGTGTCCACCGGGTCGCGGTGCGTCTGGATGATGCGCGCGCCCGGGAATTCCGCCAGCAGCAGCCGCATGCGCAGCAGGTGATGCGGTGCCTTCAGCACCCAGCGCGTGGCGCGGATGCCACGTTGGCGCTTCTGCCATTGCAGGAAGCGCATGGCGCGCTTGAGATAGTCGTAGGCCGGTTTCTCGCTGACGCCGTAGAGCCAGTTCATGTACGAAGGCACGTTGGCGTAGGCGTTGAAGGCCGCCATGAAGGAGTGCTCCATGAGCATCAGCTCCTCGTCGGCCTGGTCGGCATCCATCGGATGGATGGAGAGCAGCTTGGGCATGGCCTCGACCATGACCTTGACCTCGCCGCGGGCGCGTTCGATGCGCTGCACGGGGTTCTGCAGCGATTCGCCTGGGAAGGGCACCGGATAGCGCGTCTCCCACCAGGCCATGGAGTACAGCTGCGGGTCGCAGGCCAGCAGGCGCTGCAGCAGGGTAGTGCCGGTGCGCGGCAGGCCGACGATCACCAGCGGCGGCGCGAGCGGCTCCTGCGCGATCTCCGGGTGGTCCTTGAAGTACTGCTCGATGCGCAGGCGGTTGACCAGCAGTTCCACAAACTTGCCGTGCAGCAGCTGGCGGCCGAGATCCGACAGCTTGGCCTCGGTCTCGAGCGAATGGCACAGGACCTCGAGCGCCTTGCGGAAGCTGGGATCGCCAAAGTCATCCAGACCACCGGCCTGGCGCGTGGCTTCGGCGAGCAGGGCCGCAGGCTCGAATTTCAGTGCGTTACTCATGGCATGGCCGGCAGGAATCGCGGCTGAAGCCGCTCCTACCGCTGTCCTCGTGTAGGAGCGGCTTTAGCCGCGACAGCGCGGCCGATATCACTCCATTTCACCACCCGCGTTTCGGGATGCACATGCTCCTCGGCGCCGACCCAGCGCAGGCACAGGGTGCCGTTGTCATGGCCGGCGGTTTCCAGCCAGTTGGGATGGCCCGGGTCCTGGTGCGCCAGCACCAGCGTCACGCCGCCGTCGGCATCGGGCTTCGCGGTATGCGCGTTGTGGTGGATGCGGTGGTAGCGGTAGTCCAGCGACTCCATCCAGTAGTTGTTGACCTGCAGGTTCCAGAAGCGGCACTTCGGGATGCGCGGGATATGGATCACCAGCGCCTCGTCCGGGGCCAGCTTCCAGTGCGAGTGGTAGTAGAAGATGTTGGGATCGCCGCCGACGCGCTGGCACAGGGCCTGGTCGGCCGGCGGCAGCCGGTTGCTGTGCGGCAGGTAGCTCTGCGCCCAGTCGGCGAACAGTTTCGCGGTGCCCTCGACGAAGCGCGCGGTGTTGATCAGGCCCTGCCGCAGCCGCTCGGCGGACAGCGGCTGCGGCAGGGCGCCGGCGCTGCGCCGCCGGATCGTGAGCTGGGCCGGCTGCTCGGCAGCGCGGTCGAGGAAGGTCTGACGCACGATGACGGCGTTGCTGTCGGGTTCGAGCTTCAGCCAGTTGCCCGGCTGTTGGGTCTGGCTCAGCACGATCTCGAAGCGGCCCTCGGTGTCGCACTGGATGTCCTTGGCGTCGATGAAGCCGGTCTGCTCCATGCGGCCGCTGGTTTCGTAGCCGCCCTTCTGCGTGCCGATGGAAAGATAAGACACCGTGCCGCGCGTGCCGGCGATCACGTATTCGTTGCGGCCACTGATTCTGGCGAACAGGTAGCGGTTGTCCGGGTTGTCCGCGCCGATCTTGCCGGTCTCGTGCGAGGGCAGGAAGAAGCCGGGGAAGTCCGGGTCGGCGAACTCCAGCTGCATCTCCAGGCCGATGCGCAGCAGGCGCGTGAGGTAGCGCCAGCCCTCGGCGCGGTCCAGCTCGCTGGCGGGCGTTTCCGGCCGCAGAATCTGCCGGCCGGCCTGCTTGAGCGCGTCGCAGAATTCGTCCCAGACGCGGCCCGAGACGACGTCGTCCTTCACCGTCATGCGGCCTTCCTCCACGGGGTTTCCCGCACAGTAGCCGGGCGGGGCAGGGGCGGCTTCACCTGTTTAAGGTAGAAGGCCGGCGCGCAGTGCGCACCCTCCTGCTCATACCCAGCGCTTGGCCCAGGTACGCAGGGTGCGTACGCGCTCGATCAGCGCCGCCGAGCTGCTGGCCGGCTCCGGTGCTGGCGCCGCAACGACCTCGTAGCGCCGGTGCAGGACCGGGTTCTGCACCAGCCGCTGGTGCTGGCGCAGCGCCGAGTTGACCATGATGCGGCACTGGCCGTCGTGGATGGGCTTGGTGATGAAACGGTAGATCTGCCCCTGGTTGATCAGGTTGATGGCGCTGTCGGCGTCGGCGCGCTCGGTCAGGATCACGCACACCACCTCCGGGCGTTGCTGCTTGAGCGCGCTGATCAGGCCGGTGACGGGGTTGTCCTGCACGCGCGTGTCCGAGACCACCACGCCGATGCGCTCGCGCTCCAGCAGGCTGACGGCCTCTTGCAGTGTGCTGCTGCCCAGCACGCGACATTGCCCGCCCAGGATCTCCTGGATCTTGTGCGGCACCGACGGGTTGTCGTCCAGCACCAGCACGGCGGCCGGCACACCATTGGCGGCCGTTGCCGCGGCGGCGTGCGCGTCCTCGCTGGCCGCAGCCGCCTGGGTGGCGCGCGCGGCGTCCACGGCGCGCGCGACCGTGGCGATGAGGTCCTCGTCGAACCAGGGCTTGTTGACGAACCGGAAGATCTCGCCCTCGTTGATCGAGCCGATGATCGCGTTGAGGTCGGAGTAGCCCGTCAGCAGGATGCGCATGGCGCCGGGCATGCGTTCGCGCGCCTGGCGCAGCAGCTCGATGCCGGTCATGCCGGGCATGCGCTGGTCGGAGACGATCACGTCCACCGGCCGGGTCTTGAGCAGTTCCAGCGCCTGCGCGCCGCCATCGGCGGTCAGCACCTCATACCGGCCGCGGAACAGCATGCGCATGGTGTTGAGGATGCGCGGTTCGTCGTCCACGAACAGCACACGGGCGCGTGCCGGGGCCTGGGCCTGGTTCATGCGGCCACCCTGCCGTCAGACGGCGGCCAGGCGGGGCAACGGCGTCGCCGCGCTCTCTGCCGGAGCCGCCTGCTGTCGCAGCGGCAGCCGGATGATGAACTCGCTGCCCTTGCCCGGCACCGAGCGCACCTCGATGCGCCCGCCGTGGTCCTCGATGATGCGGTACACGATCGACAGGCCCAGGCCGGTGCCTTTGCCGACCGGCTTGGTGGTGAAGAAGGGCTCGAAGATGCGTGCGCGCACCTCCTCGCTCATGCCGCAACCGGTGTCGAGAATGCGGATGCACACTCCGTCCTGCTCGGCGGTGGTGTGCAGCAGGATCTTGCCTTCGCCCTCGATGGCCTGCGCCGCGTTGGTCAGCAGATTCAGGAACACCTGGTTGAGCTGCGAGGGCGCGCATTCGATCTCCGGCAGCTCGCCGTAATGCCGCACCACCTCGATGCGATCCTTGATCTGGTTATGGCAGATCTTGAGCGCGGACTCGAGGCCGTCGTTGACGTTGAACAGGTCGGCGCGTGAGCGGTCCACGCGCGAAAAGTCCTTGAGGCTGGAGACCAGCTCGGCGATCTGGGTCAGACCGTGACTGGCGTCGTCGAGCAGCGTGTCGAGGTCACCCACCAGCTCGGCGGGGTTGACCGCCTCGCGTCGCTGCTGCGCCTCGGCCAGGGCCTGCGCGACCTGTTCCTCGGTGGCCTGCTCGGCGGTCAGCAGCCTGAGCGCCTGGTCCTGCGCCGCGATCACGTCGCGCAGCTCCTCGAGCGAGCTGCGCACCATTCGGGTATTGCTGCGTGCGTAGCCCAGCGGTGTGTTGATCTCGTGCGCCACGCCGGCCACCATCTGGCCCAGTGAGGCCATCTTTTCCGACTGGATCAGCTGCGCCTCGGACTCCTGCAGGTCTTTGAGCGCCTTGCGCAGGTCCTTGGTGCGTTCCTGCACCTGCGATTCCAGGGTTTCGTTGGCCTCGCGCAGCTTGTCGTTGGCGCGGTCGAGCTCGCGGTAGCTGTTGCGCAGGCGCACGCCCAGGCCGGCCAGCACGATCAGCAGGAAAGCGGCATAGCCGGCGAGCAGCAGGCGGTAGCGGTTGGCGA encodes:
- a CDS encoding flavin reductase; translation: MSTAAIDPKEFRRALGSFATGVTIITTRAADGSPVGLTCSSFNSVSLNPPLVLWSLENTAKSLPVFQSVPHWAVHVLAADQEALSTRFARRGEDKFAGLELETGVGGTPMLRGCSARFQCRTAFQYDGGDHTIFVGEVLSFDRSEAPPLVFHGGRYAHATRREALKPRSAYLAGSFGEDFLGYLLGRSHFRFFAQIRPYLVEAGLSDEEFYVLSSLTLKRGMTASDLTAGMAGVLDDATRRNLAALIERGLVQVCANGDEPTEATYELTEAGRRCALRLISAAKAVESQVLERMGVADAPVLKSLLNRLLTVIDPAAAVLWEDSGEDSDNERAG
- a CDS encoding SDR family oxidoreductase translates to MLLKDKVVIVSGIGPGLGVKLAIEAAREGAAGVVCGARSAQKLDDAEQRIRALGVKTRVLKQVCDITDRASCAALVDATVKTFGRIDALVNSAFFHGDMDYVSNADLDAWLTGPIATNLIGTLKLTQAVIPQMKQQKKGAIVMINTMAVRQVPPLGEAGYAASKAALANSAKWLAKELGPDGIRVNTVHMGWMWGAPVQAYMEWQAQQHKLPVESLVAQVASQIPIGRIPPDEECARAALFMVSDYASVVTGASLDVNGGHYMP
- a CDS encoding sulfotransferase, translated to MSNALKFEPAALLAEATRQAGGLDDFGDPSFRKALEVLCHSLETEAKLSDLGRQLLHGKFVELLVNRLRIEQYFKDHPEIAQEPLAPPLVIVGLPRTGTTLLQRLLACDPQLYSMAWWETRYPVPFPGESLQNPVQRIERARGEVKVMVEAMPKLLSIHPMDADQADEELMLMEHSFMAAFNAYANVPSYMNWLYGVSEKPAYDYLKRAMRFLQWQKRQRGIRATRWVLKAPHHLLRMRLLLAEFPGARIIQTHRDPVDTIPSIASFIDTLWHIYSTDVDPAAAGQEWHALMARAFKVTMAVRDEQPAAFHDVRFEDTVQRPLAVVRDIYAWAGLELTPTAERAMRAWLEDNRRSTRAAHEYAGEHFGLTAEQIRRDFAEYRRRYIA
- a CDS encoding DUF1214 domain-containing protein: MTVKDDVVSGRVWDEFCDALKQAGRQILRPETPASELDRAEGWRYLTRLLRIGLEMQLEFADPDFPGFFLPSHETGKIGADNPDNRYLFARISGRNEYVIAGTRGTVSYLSIGTQKGGYETSGRMEQTGFIDAKDIQCDTEGRFEIVLSQTQQPGNWLKLEPDSNAVIVRQTFLDRAAEQPAQLTIRRRSAGALPQPLSAERLRQGLINTARFVEGTAKLFADWAQSYLPHSNRLPPADQALCQRVGGDPNIFYYHSHWKLAPDEALVIHIPRIPKCRFWNLQVNNYWMESLDYRYHRIHHNAHTAKPDADGGVTLVLAHQDPGHPNWLETAGHDNGTLCLRWVGAEEHVHPETRVVKWSDIGRAVAAKAAPTRGQR
- a CDS encoding response regulator codes for the protein MNQAQAPARARVLFVDDEPRILNTMRMLFRGRYEVLTADGGAQALELLKTRPVDVIVSDQRMPGMTGIELLRQARERMPGAMRILLTGYSDLNAIIGSINEGEIFRFVNKPWFDEDLIATVARAVDAARATQAAAASEDAHAAAATAANGVPAAVLVLDDNPSVPHKIQEILGGQCRVLGSSTLQEAVSLLERERIGVVVSDTRVQDNPVTGLISALKQQRPEVVCVILTERADADSAINLINQGQIYRFITKPIHDGQCRIMVNSALRQHQRLVQNPVLHRRYEVVAAPAPEPASSSAALIERVRTLRTWAKRWV
- a CDS encoding DAHL domain-containing protein, translated to MKLRMLIPALLAGMAIAVLVFLLRMTQTVDNDLHLERLRLIRAVDALDVQLNRAVTQSGVATMTQLTAARADTTRRLGEVLDELDKGPKSLRGLSPELDRALDTFLDTIQDKSELAFDFEARNVLLNQRLINAMDGVAVQADAVLAAADAAAQERVRELTLQLKAEITTLGVIQGQPETARIKAALDELDEIGKTQSEAFREAQQALRLGAEGVIADKTELVDKVGGFLGRPTGPQLEAMERAYMDWHGRQVAIANRYRLLLAGYAAFLLIVLAGLGVRLRNSYRELDRANDKLREANETLESQVQERTKDLRKALKDLQESEAQLIQSEKMASLGQMVAGVAHEINTPLGYARSNTRMVRSSLEELRDVIAAQDQALRLLTAEQATEEQVAQALAEAQQRREAVNPAELVGDLDTLLDDASHGLTQIAELVSSLKDFSRVDRSRADLFNVNDGLESALKICHNQIKDRIEVVRHYGELPEIECAPSQLNQVFLNLLTNAAQAIEGEGKILLHTTAEQDGVCIRILDTGCGMSEEVRARIFEPFFTTKPVGKGTGLGLSIVYRIIEDHGGRIEVRSVPGKGSEFIIRLPLRQQAAPAESAATPLPRLAAV